In candidate division KSB1 bacterium, one genomic interval encodes:
- the ribD gene encoding bifunctional diaminohydroxyphosphoribosylaminopyrimidine deaminase/5-amino-6-(5-phosphoribosylamino)uracil reductase RibD: MQLANKGRGRVSPNPLVGAVVVRDGQVVGEGYHAQYGGPHAEVVALERAGERARGATLYVNLEPCCHYGKTPPCTDAIIRAGIRKVVVALVDPNPLVKGQGIEALRKAGIEVELRDQLAAAQRLNRGYLKWIRTGLPYVTAKAAITLDGKVATVARESKWITSESARRRAHRLRAEHDAVLVGRGTLLADDPELTVRYVRGPNPWRVILDEDLGASQGCRAVELGRRDGKTILFASRSKVDAASSRPFQAEGIHVELVDSRENGFLDLKQVLETLGKRGVTSVLVEGGSSILTSFLREQLVDELVLFLAPKLLGSGLSLAGELGISRLDQALQFSFSRIERLGPDLCLWLVPAWAKD; this comes from the coding sequence ATGCAGCTAGCGAACAAGGGCAGGGGAAGGGTATCACCCAATCCTCTCGTCGGAGCCGTGGTAGTGCGCGATGGGCAGGTGGTGGGCGAAGGCTACCACGCTCAATACGGCGGTCCTCACGCGGAGGTGGTCGCCCTGGAGAGGGCTGGTGAACGCGCCCGCGGTGCGACCCTGTATGTCAATCTGGAGCCCTGTTGCCATTACGGAAAGACGCCCCCGTGCACGGACGCGATCATTCGCGCCGGGATCCGCAAGGTCGTCGTGGCTCTGGTGGACCCCAACCCGCTGGTCAAGGGTCAGGGGATTGAGGCGTTGCGAAAGGCTGGGATCGAAGTCGAGCTCCGGGATCAGCTTGCCGCGGCGCAACGGCTCAACCGCGGCTACCTGAAATGGATACGAACCGGCCTTCCATATGTCACCGCTAAGGCCGCCATTACGCTGGACGGAAAGGTGGCTACGGTCGCGCGGGAATCGAAATGGATTACCTCGGAATCGGCTCGGCGGCGCGCGCACCGTCTGCGCGCCGAACACGACGCCGTACTGGTGGGCAGGGGCACACTGTTGGCCGACGATCCCGAGCTGACGGTGCGCTACGTTCGGGGACCCAACCCCTGGCGTGTCATCCTGGACGAAGATCTCGGAGCCAGCCAAGGGTGCCGGGCCGTAGAGCTCGGGCGGCGCGATGGCAAGACGATCCTCTTTGCCTCGCGTTCCAAAGTGGATGCCGCGAGCAGCCGACCCTTCCAAGCCGAGGGCATCCACGTCGAGCTCGTCGACTCCCGCGAGAACGGATTCCTCGATCTCAAGCAGGTTCTGGAGACATTGGGAAAAAGGGGCGTTACTTCCGTTCTCGTCGAGGGAGGGAGCAGCATTTTGACCTCCTTTCTCCGTGAGCAGCTCGTGGACGAACTCGTGCTGTTCCTTGCCCCGAAGCTGCTGGGCAGCGGCCTCAGTCTGGCGGGAGAGCTCGGCATTTCCAGGTTAGACCAGGCGTTGCAATTCTCGTTCAGCCGGATCGAACGCCTCGGCCCGGATTTATGCCTGTGGCTGGTTCCTGCGTGGGCGAAGGACTGA
- a CDS encoding riboflavin synthase, translated as MFTGLIREVGTVASLRFEAKGAELTIQCRTILDGLRVGDSVAVDGACLTVARTAPQGFVADVVAETLERTIIRRYTPGTPVNLEPALRLGEPLGGHMVLGHVDGVAEILEFVPEGEGRRMWLRAPAHLRRYIAEKGSVAINGVSLTVASVRGGDFSVALIPFTLQQTNLGRLVPGAQVNLEVDVIARYVERLVQFRAAMGNGITWERLEELGFAASGSLGS; from the coding sequence ATGTTCACCGGTCTGATTCGGGAAGTAGGCACCGTTGCCAGCCTCAGATTCGAGGCCAAGGGCGCTGAATTGACCATCCAGTGCCGGACGATTCTGGACGGCCTGAGAGTAGGAGACAGCGTGGCCGTCGATGGCGCTTGCCTTACAGTGGCGCGCACGGCTCCGCAGGGTTTCGTGGCGGACGTGGTAGCAGAGACGTTGGAGCGGACCATCATCCGCCGCTACACCCCGGGGACTCCGGTCAATCTGGAGCCAGCCCTCCGTCTCGGAGAGCCTCTCGGCGGCCACATGGTCCTGGGGCACGTGGATGGCGTGGCCGAAATCCTTGAATTCGTACCCGAGGGTGAGGGCAGACGAATGTGGCTGCGAGCTCCAGCCCACCTTCGCCGGTACATTGCGGAGAAAGGATCGGTTGCCATTAACGGAGTGAGTCTGACCGTCGCTTCGGTCCGGGGCGGCGACTTCAGCGTGGCGCTCATCCCCTTCACTCTCCAGCAGACGAATCTGGGCCGCCTCGTGCCGGGAGCACAGGTGAACCTGGAAGTGGATGTGATCGCCCGTTACGTCGAGCGCCTGGTGCAGTTCCGCGCCGCCATGGGCAACGGGATCACCTGGGAGCGCTTGGAAGAACTGGGATTTGCCGCGAGCGGATCCCTTGGCTCTTGA